One segment of Macrotis lagotis isolate mMagLag1 chromosome 1, bilby.v1.9.chrom.fasta, whole genome shotgun sequence DNA contains the following:
- the LOC141504734 gene encoding eukaryotic translation initiation factor 1-like translates to MSAIPDLHSLLDPCADASKGDDLLPAGTEDCIHIGIQKRNGRKTLTTVHRITDDYDKKKLVRRHSRRNLHGTVIEHPEYGEVIQLEGDQCKNICQFLIGLAKDD, encoded by the exons ATGTCTGCTATCCCAGACCTCCACTCTCTTTTAGACCCCTGTGCTGATGCAAGTAAGGGTGATGACCTGCTTCCTGCTGGGACTGAGGATTGTATCCATATAggaattcaaaagagaaatggcAGGAAGACCCTCACTACTGTCCACCGGATCACTGATGATTACGATAAAAAGAAACTGGTGAGAAGGCATTCAAGAAGAAATTTGCATGGTACTGTAATTGAGCATCCAGAATACGGAGAAGTAATTCAGCTAGAGGGTGACCAGTGCAAGAACATATGCCAGTTCCTC attggacTGGCTAAGGACGACTAG